One part of the Arthrobacter sp. EM1 genome encodes these proteins:
- the hpt gene encoding hypoxanthine phosphoribosyltransferase, which yields MDSNDVQADLKHVLYSKEQIQTRITELAAQIDKDYEGRDLLIVGVLKGAVMVMADLARALHSHVSMDWMAVSSYGSGTQSSGVVRILKDLDTDLMGKDVLIVEDIIDSGLTLSWLKTNLESRGTASVEICTAFRKPTALKVQIDVKYVGYDIPNEFVVGYGLDYAEKYRNLDFVGTLAPHVYE from the coding sequence GTGGATTCAAACGACGTCCAGGCAGATCTTAAGCACGTTCTGTACTCCAAGGAGCAGATCCAGACCCGGATCACCGAACTGGCTGCCCAGATCGACAAGGACTATGAAGGCCGCGATCTGCTGATCGTCGGCGTGCTCAAGGGCGCAGTGATGGTCATGGCCGACCTCGCCCGCGCACTCCACAGCCACGTTTCGATGGACTGGATGGCCGTCTCGTCCTACGGCTCCGGCACGCAGTCCTCCGGCGTGGTCCGCATCCTCAAAGACCTGGACACGGACCTCATGGGCAAGGACGTCCTGATCGTCGAGGACATCATCGACTCCGGCCTGACCCTGTCCTGGCTCAAAACCAACCTGGAATCCCGTGGCACGGCCTCCGTGGAAATCTGCACCGCATTCCGCAAGCCCACGGCTTTGAAGGTCCAGATCGACGTCAAGTACGTCGGCTATGACATCCCCAACGAGTTCGTGGTCGGTTACGGCCTGGACTACGCCGAGAAGTACCGGAACCTGGACTTCGTCGGAACGCTCGCGCCGCACGTCTACGAGTAG
- the ftsH gene encoding ATP-dependent zinc metalloprotease FtsH, which produces MKAKSFFKGPGIWIVVVVGMLLLAFATLSPGGAARIDTDKGLALLTDGGKVEQAKIFDAENRVDLILKDNLQVDGQDKGKNIQFYYVNARAADVVKAVTDSRPPSGYTDQPVENNWFAGLFSLLIPVILLGVLFWFLLSRMQGGGSKVMQFGKSKAKLVNKDMPQVTFGDVAGADEAVEELEEIKEFLQEPAKFQAVGAKIPKGVLLYGPPGTGKTLLARAVAGEAGVPFFSISGSDFVEMFVGVGASRVRDLFEQAKANAPAIIFVDEIDAVGRHRGAGIGGGNDEREQTLNQLLVEMDGFDVKTNVILIAATNRPDVLDPALLRPGRFDRQISVEAPDLIGRDQILQVHAKGKPMAPGVDLRAVAKKTPGYTGADLANVLNEAALLTARSNANLIDDRALDEAIDRVMAGPQKRSRVMKEHERKVTAYHEGGHALVAAALRNSAPVTKITILPRGRALGYTMVVPENDKYSVTRNELLDQMAYAMGGRVAEELVFHDPSTGASNDIEKATGIARKMVTEFGMSERVGAVRLGQGGGEPFLGRDAGHERNYSDQIAYIVDEEVRRLIEGAHDEAYAILIENRDVLDQLALELLERETLNQAEIAQVFTNIRKRDFREIWLSKETRPIQDVGPVESRREKAEREAQEEAKEARLEEPLDTFPPHAQGVPGQEPFQGGVTDLGPDGHPG; this is translated from the coding sequence ATGAAAGCTAAGAGTTTCTTCAAGGGCCCCGGCATCTGGATTGTCGTTGTAGTTGGCATGCTCCTGCTGGCCTTTGCCACCCTTTCACCGGGCGGCGCGGCCCGGATCGACACCGACAAGGGCCTCGCGCTGCTGACCGACGGTGGCAAGGTTGAACAGGCGAAGATCTTCGACGCGGAAAACCGCGTGGACCTGATCCTGAAGGACAACCTGCAGGTTGACGGGCAGGACAAGGGCAAGAACATCCAGTTCTACTACGTCAATGCCCGCGCCGCCGACGTCGTTAAAGCCGTAACGGACTCCCGCCCGCCCAGCGGCTACACCGACCAGCCGGTCGAGAACAACTGGTTCGCCGGACTGTTCTCCCTCCTGATCCCGGTTATCCTGCTCGGCGTCCTGTTCTGGTTCCTGCTCTCCCGCATGCAGGGCGGCGGCTCCAAGGTGATGCAGTTTGGCAAGTCCAAGGCCAAGCTGGTGAACAAGGACATGCCGCAGGTCACCTTCGGCGACGTCGCCGGAGCTGACGAGGCCGTCGAGGAACTCGAAGAAATCAAGGAGTTCCTCCAGGAGCCGGCGAAGTTCCAGGCCGTTGGCGCCAAGATCCCCAAAGGCGTGCTGCTCTACGGTCCGCCCGGAACCGGCAAGACCCTGTTGGCCCGCGCCGTTGCCGGCGAGGCCGGGGTGCCGTTCTTCTCGATCTCCGGTTCCGATTTTGTTGAGATGTTCGTCGGCGTCGGCGCTTCCCGCGTCCGTGACCTGTTCGAGCAGGCCAAGGCAAATGCGCCGGCCATCATTTTCGTGGACGAGATCGACGCCGTCGGACGCCACCGCGGTGCCGGCATCGGCGGCGGCAACGACGAACGCGAGCAAACCCTCAACCAGCTGCTGGTCGAGATGGACGGCTTTGACGTTAAGACCAATGTCATCCTGATCGCCGCCACCAACCGGCCCGACGTCCTGGACCCGGCACTGCTGCGGCCGGGACGCTTTGACCGCCAGATCTCCGTCGAGGCCCCGGACCTGATCGGCCGTGACCAGATCCTGCAGGTCCATGCCAAGGGCAAGCCGATGGCTCCCGGCGTCGACCTGAGGGCCGTGGCCAAAAAGACCCCCGGCTACACCGGCGCTGACCTGGCCAACGTCCTTAACGAGGCCGCCCTGCTGACGGCCCGCTCGAATGCCAACCTCATTGACGACCGCGCCCTGGACGAAGCCATTGACCGTGTAATGGCCGGTCCGCAGAAGCGCAGCCGCGTGATGAAGGAACACGAACGCAAGGTCACGGCCTACCACGAAGGCGGCCACGCCCTGGTGGCGGCGGCGCTGCGGAATTCCGCTCCGGTCACCAAGATCACCATTTTGCCCCGCGGCCGTGCCCTGGGCTACACCATGGTGGTTCCGGAGAATGACAAGTACTCCGTGACCCGCAACGAACTGCTCGACCAGATGGCTTATGCCATGGGCGGCCGCGTCGCGGAGGAACTCGTCTTCCACGACCCGTCCACCGGGGCGTCCAATGACATCGAAAAGGCCACCGGCATCGCCCGCAAAATGGTCACCGAGTTCGGCATGAGCGAACGGGTCGGAGCAGTGCGCCTGGGCCAGGGCGGCGGCGAACCGTTTCTGGGCCGCGACGCCGGACACGAGCGCAACTACTCGGACCAGATCGCCTACATCGTCGACGAGGAAGTCCGCCGCCTGATCGAGGGCGCGCACGACGAGGCTTACGCCATCCTGATCGAGAACCGCGACGTCCTGGACCAGTTGGCCCTTGAACTGCTGGAACGCGAAACGTTGAACCAGGCGGAAATCGCACAGGTCTTCACCAACATCCGCAAGCGTGATTTCCGTGAGATCTGGCTCTCCAAGGAAACCCGCCCGATCCAGGACGTCGGCCCGGTGGAGTCCCGCCGGGAGAAGGCAGAACGCGAAGCGCAGGAAGAGGCCAAGGAAGCCCGGCTCGAGGAACCGCTGGACACCTTCCCGCCGCACGCCCAAGGCGTCCCCGGACAGGAGCCGTTCCAGGGCGGTGTAACGGATCTCGGGCCTGACGGCCATCCCGGCTAG
- the folE gene encoding GTP cyclohydrolase I FolE: MDQARIEAAVREILLAIGEDPDRSGLIDTPKRVAKAYTEIFAGLHHDPAEILATTFDLDHEELVLVKDIPFYSTCEHHLVPFHGVAHVGYIPSHDGKVTGLSKLARLVDMFARRPQVQERLTTQIVEALVTHLKPRGAIVVVECEHLCMSMRGIRKPGARTVTSAVRGQLHDPATRAEAMSLIIGR, translated from the coding sequence GTGGACCAAGCCCGGATTGAGGCGGCCGTCCGCGAAATCCTGTTGGCCATCGGCGAGGACCCGGACCGCAGCGGCCTCATTGACACGCCGAAACGGGTCGCCAAGGCGTACACCGAGATTTTCGCCGGACTTCACCATGACCCGGCAGAGATTCTCGCCACAACCTTCGACCTGGACCACGAGGAACTGGTCCTGGTCAAGGACATCCCGTTCTACTCCACCTGCGAGCACCATCTGGTGCCGTTCCACGGGGTGGCCCATGTGGGCTACATCCCCTCCCACGACGGGAAGGTGACCGGGCTGAGCAAATTGGCGCGGCTGGTGGACATGTTCGCCCGCCGCCCCCAGGTCCAGGAACGCCTCACCACCCAGATCGTCGAGGCCCTCGTCACCCACCTCAAGCCGCGCGGCGCAATCGTCGTCGTCGAATGCGAACACCTCTGCATGTCCATGCGCGGCATCCGCAAGCCCGGTGCCAGGACCGTCACCAGTGCGGTACGCGGGCAACTCCATGACCCGGCCACCCGCGCCGAAGCCATGAGCCTCATTATCGGAAGGTAA
- the folP gene encoding dihydropteroate synthase, with amino-acid sequence MDSLAAAPGTGPATSPLPVVRKARRAATFEALPTDRTLLMAILNVTPDSFSDGGQHATADTAIAAGLRMFYAGADIIDVGGESTRPGATEVEPDEEQRRVLPVIAALAKAGALVSIDTTHAATAAAALQAGAVIINDVSGLSIEPEMAELVARSKAPYVLTHRRGTAGTMDTLTDYGNVAADVAAELAGVRDKLYAAGVSPEQIIVDPGLGFSKTDAQNWELLQNLDVLQAMGHKVLVAASRKRFLGSLLSVAGKSAPPAERDAATAAVTAISASRGAWAVRVHDVGPSLDAVKVAAGMSPADGRAVPAAGDN; translated from the coding sequence ATGGACTCCCTAGCTGCAGCCCCCGGAACCGGACCGGCGACGTCGCCCCTGCCAGTAGTGCGCAAGGCACGCCGCGCGGCAACATTCGAAGCCCTGCCCACTGACCGGACACTGCTGATGGCCATCCTGAATGTCACCCCGGACTCCTTCAGCGACGGCGGCCAGCACGCCACCGCCGACACCGCCATCGCCGCCGGGCTGCGGATGTTCTACGCCGGCGCGGACATCATCGATGTCGGCGGCGAGTCCACCCGCCCGGGAGCCACCGAAGTGGAGCCCGACGAGGAGCAGCGGCGGGTGCTTCCAGTCATCGCCGCCCTGGCGAAGGCCGGGGCGCTGGTCAGCATCGATACCACCCACGCCGCCACCGCTGCCGCGGCGCTGCAGGCAGGCGCCGTCATCATCAACGACGTCTCCGGCCTGAGCATTGAACCCGAAATGGCCGAACTCGTGGCACGCAGCAAGGCTCCCTACGTCCTCACACACCGCCGGGGCACAGCGGGCACAATGGACACGCTGACGGACTACGGAAACGTGGCTGCGGACGTCGCCGCGGAACTGGCGGGCGTCCGGGACAAGCTCTACGCCGCAGGTGTCAGCCCGGAGCAGATCATCGTTGATCCGGGCCTGGGCTTCTCCAAGACCGACGCGCAGAACTGGGAGCTGCTGCAGAACCTCGACGTGCTGCAGGCCATGGGTCATAAGGTCCTTGTCGCCGCCTCCCGCAAACGCTTCCTGGGCAGCCTCCTGTCCGTCGCCGGCAAGTCCGCCCCGCCGGCCGAACGCGACGCGGCCACCGCTGCGGTCACCGCCATCAGCGCCTCCCGCGGCGCCTGGGCTGTCCGCGTGCACGACGTCGGGCCCAGCCTCGATGCTGTCAAGGTCGCCGCCGGGATGAGCCCGGCAGATGGCCGCGCAGTACCCGCCGCCGGCGATAACTGA
- the folB gene encoding dihydroneopterin aldolase: MDQITLSGVTAVGHHGVFDFERRDGQPFVVDAVLHLDFSRAARSDDVLDTAHYGEVAECIRTWIAGEPLNLIEALAVRIAEDVLQKFPVAAVEITVHKPEAPIEVAFGDVSVSVRRSRQDQQ; encoded by the coding sequence ATGGACCAGATCACGCTGAGCGGCGTCACCGCCGTCGGCCACCACGGAGTGTTTGATTTCGAGCGGCGCGACGGCCAGCCGTTCGTCGTCGATGCCGTGCTGCACCTGGATTTCAGCCGCGCGGCACGTTCCGACGACGTGCTGGACACGGCGCACTACGGTGAAGTGGCGGAGTGCATCCGGACCTGGATCGCGGGGGAGCCGCTGAACCTGATCGAGGCACTCGCCGTCCGGATCGCCGAGGACGTGCTGCAGAAGTTCCCCGTGGCAGCAGTGGAAATCACTGTGCACAAACCCGAGGCGCCCATCGAGGTCGCATTCGGTGATGTCTCCGTCAGCGTGCGCCGGAGCCGGCAGGACCAACAATGA
- the folK gene encoding 2-amino-4-hydroxy-6-hydroxymethyldihydropteridine diphosphokinase, which translates to MSYTRAVLALGSNLGARSDTLSAAVADIVDPPEVRLLAISPIVQTKAVGGPPDQPDFLNMVMTVETTLTPGELLRHCHAVEQKHLRVRDVRWGPRTLDVDIITYGELASSDPELTLPHPRAAQRAFVLFPWSLIDPAAELDGQRVGELAAKAPDFPDLIPFDGFDTLHPAAGASE; encoded by the coding sequence ATGAGCTACACGCGGGCTGTGCTTGCGCTCGGCAGCAACCTGGGGGCGCGCAGCGACACCCTTTCGGCAGCCGTCGCGGACATCGTCGACCCGCCGGAGGTCCGCCTCCTGGCCATTTCGCCGATCGTCCAGACCAAAGCAGTCGGCGGTCCGCCGGACCAGCCGGATTTCCTCAATATGGTGATGACGGTGGAGACCACATTGACACCCGGTGAGCTGCTGCGGCACTGCCACGCTGTGGAACAAAAGCACCTCCGGGTCCGCGACGTGCGCTGGGGCCCCCGCACCCTCGACGTGGACATCATCACGTACGGGGAGCTGGCCAGTTCCGACCCGGAGCTCACCCTTCCGCACCCGCGTGCCGCCCAGCGGGCCTTTGTACTCTTCCCGTGGTCGCTTATCGACCCTGCCGCCGAGTTGGACGGCCAACGCGTCGGCGAGCTAGCGGCCAAAGCCCCCGATTTCCCCGACCTCATTCCCTTCGACGGCTTCGACACCCTCCACCCCGCGGCCGGAGCAAGCGAATGA
- a CDS encoding DUF3180 domain-containing protein: MKLTSPLVLSLIGVAVGVLGWLAALLTTRYSLNTPVLPLTGLITMAVIVVLTIVLGVRVLRWRNGNKKRMLNPILAAWTLVLAQACAYTGSVLLGWHAGIFIDQLRLWNLRSDQTLAWQAVAMAGGGLAMIVVGLVVERFCRIPPEDGDGGSAPGVREKRKPTAEGEYAYRGD, translated from the coding sequence ATGAAGCTGACCAGCCCCCTGGTGCTGTCCCTCATCGGCGTGGCCGTAGGGGTCCTGGGCTGGCTGGCCGCCCTGCTGACGACCCGTTACAGCCTGAACACCCCCGTCCTGCCGCTCACCGGGCTCATCACGATGGCCGTGATCGTGGTGCTCACCATCGTGCTGGGCGTCCGGGTGCTGCGCTGGCGCAACGGCAACAAAAAGAGAATGCTTAATCCCATCCTGGCGGCGTGGACCCTCGTCCTCGCGCAGGCCTGCGCGTATACCGGCAGCGTCCTGCTGGGCTGGCACGCAGGGATCTTCATTGACCAGCTGCGCCTTTGGAACCTCCGCAGCGACCAGACGCTCGCGTGGCAGGCCGTGGCCATGGCCGGCGGCGGCCTGGCGATGATCGTCGTTGGCCTGGTCGTGGAACGGTTCTGCCGGATACCGCCCGAGGACGGCGACGGCGGATCAGCCCCGGGCGTCCGGGAAAAGCGCAAGCCGACGGCGGAAGGCGAATATGCCTACCGAGGCGATTGA
- a CDS encoding PH domain-containing protein — protein MPTEAIDPPGITWLRVSPKYVTVRRAGWAAANLLVVALLCLPLVLIRNGWWPSFPLWLAIAVPAVVLVLALCRFLLIPRQVQAIGYAERDDDLLIRRGIFFQRTLVVPYGRMQYVDIGAGPLERGLGLCTLKLHTASPGTRAEIPGLPAAEGARLREQLSARGEARLAGL, from the coding sequence ATGCCTACCGAGGCGATTGACCCGCCGGGCATCACCTGGTTACGGGTCTCCCCGAAATATGTGACCGTGCGGCGCGCCGGCTGGGCCGCGGCGAACCTACTTGTTGTCGCTCTGCTGTGCCTCCCCCTCGTTCTCATCCGCAATGGCTGGTGGCCGTCCTTCCCGCTCTGGCTTGCCATCGCCGTCCCGGCCGTGGTCCTGGTCCTGGCCCTGTGCAGGTTCCTGCTCATTCCCCGCCAGGTCCAGGCCATCGGCTACGCCGAGCGTGACGATGACCTGCTCATCCGCCGCGGCATCTTCTTCCAGCGCACCCTCGTGGTTCCTTACGGCCGGATGCAATACGTGGACATCGGCGCCGGACCGTTGGAACGCGGGCTGGGACTGTGCACGCTGAAACTCCACACCGCCTCCCCGGGTACCCGCGCGGAGATCCCGGGGCTGCCCGCCGCCGAGGGCGCCCGGCTGCGCGAGCAGCTTTCCGCGCGCGGTGAAGCCCGGCTGGCCGGGCTGTGA
- a CDS encoding PH domain-containing protein, translating into MPAGTSAGADTETPGPRWLRVHPASPFVRGWVALAAIGFFFFRDTFERLLQGGPLIDDRFTGRAPWLLLGGGVLVLLTVLGYVLSWYFTRYQVAEGYVRLNTGFLFKQQRQARLDRVQAIDIVQPLLARLFGLAELKFDVADAGESAVRLAFLRVDEARQLRATILASASAPARNPADLAGPEAVAAEAPEHAVLTVPPGRLVGSLILSEQTVFVLAGGAGSVVLSALTENRSFYLFLIPAALGMAAAYWNSVTRGYNFTAAISPDGIRLRYGLLDTQAQTLPPGRIQALRVSQPPLWRFFGWYRIHVNVAGYGAAADNGEGSSRSTLLPVGTFPEVLTILSLVLPDPGTPDPAGIFTAGANGRSGPAAAGPAPGTDDGGFVTTPRRARLLAPLGWRRNGFAATDTALLIRSGRWWRHLVIVPHQRTQSMALEQGPLARRFRVADLVLHTTAGPVSPRLIQAGLDEARALLDAQAARARAARRRQTSEHWLEQVRPPAAERPHTEEPNRQEDRKHG; encoded by the coding sequence GTGCCCGCGGGAACGTCCGCCGGCGCCGATACCGAAACGCCCGGGCCCCGGTGGCTGCGTGTGCACCCGGCGTCGCCGTTCGTGCGGGGCTGGGTGGCGCTGGCCGCCATCGGGTTCTTCTTTTTCCGGGACACCTTCGAACGGCTGCTCCAGGGCGGACCCCTGATCGATGACAGGTTCACCGGCCGGGCTCCGTGGCTGCTGCTCGGCGGCGGCGTGCTGGTGCTTCTGACCGTGCTCGGATACGTCCTGAGCTGGTACTTCACCCGCTATCAGGTGGCCGAAGGCTACGTCCGGCTCAACACGGGATTCCTCTTCAAACAGCAGCGGCAGGCGCGCCTGGACCGGGTCCAGGCAATCGATATTGTGCAGCCGTTGCTGGCCAGGTTGTTCGGGCTGGCCGAGCTAAAGTTCGACGTGGCCGACGCCGGCGAGTCGGCGGTGCGCCTGGCTTTCCTGCGCGTGGACGAGGCGCGGCAGCTGCGGGCCACTATCCTGGCCAGTGCCTCCGCCCCGGCGCGAAACCCCGCTGACCTTGCCGGCCCGGAGGCCGTGGCCGCCGAAGCGCCGGAACACGCCGTACTCACGGTCCCGCCGGGGCGCCTGGTGGGGTCCCTGATCCTGAGCGAGCAGACCGTCTTTGTGCTGGCCGGCGGCGCGGGGTCCGTGGTGCTCTCGGCGCTCACGGAGAACCGCAGCTTCTACCTCTTCCTGATTCCGGCCGCGCTGGGCATGGCGGCAGCGTACTGGAACTCCGTCACCCGCGGCTACAACTTCACCGCAGCCATTTCCCCGGACGGGATCCGGTTGCGCTACGGCCTGCTGGATACGCAGGCCCAGACCCTTCCGCCGGGCCGGATCCAGGCACTGCGGGTCAGCCAGCCGCCGCTCTGGCGCTTCTTCGGCTGGTACCGGATCCACGTCAACGTCGCCGGTTACGGCGCCGCGGCGGACAACGGCGAGGGCTCTTCACGGAGCACGCTCCTGCCGGTGGGGACCTTTCCGGAGGTGCTCACCATCCTCTCCCTGGTCCTTCCCGACCCGGGCACCCCGGACCCGGCGGGCATATTCACCGCCGGAGCCAACGGCCGCTCCGGCCCGGCCGCGGCCGGGCCGGCTCCCGGCACCGACGACGGCGGCTTTGTCACCACCCCGCGGCGCGCCCGGCTGCTGGCCCCCCTGGGCTGGCGGCGCAACGGTTTCGCCGCCACCGACACGGCCCTGCTGATCCGTTCGGGCCGCTGGTGGCGGCACCTTGTTATCGTTCCGCACCAGCGCACCCAATCGATGGCGCTTGAGCAGGGCCCCCTGGCCAGGCGCTTCCGGGTGGCGGACCTGGTCCTGCATACCACCGCCGGACCCGTCTCGCCGCGGCTGATCCAGGCCGGCCTGGACGAGGCGCGTGCCCTCCTCGACGCCCAGGCGGCACGGGCCCGGGCCGCCCGCCGGCGTCAGACCAGCGAGCACTGGCTGGAGCAGGTCCGCCCGCCCGCCGCTGAACGCCCCCACACCGAAGAACCCAACAGGCAGGAAGACCGGAAGCATGGCTAA
- a CDS encoding DUF2520 domain-containing protein: protein MAKPGRLGIGIIGAGKVGAVLGAALRGAEHAVIGVSAVSDASRERAEALLPGVPVLEVRDIVERAELVLLAVPDDALGPLVEGLAKLGAWQPGQLVAHTSGRFGVGILHPVRAVGAIPLALHPAMTFTGMSLDLTRLLDCTFGVTADAAMLPIAQALVVEMGAEPVAIAEADRTLYHAALAHGSNHLVTLVAQSSQLLREVGVEAPERMLGPLLRATLENALASGESALTGPVVRGDVGTVAAHAESLREHDGGAGGDILEAYLAMARATARRAGRRGLLKPEQLGGIAHALEGSGGDDENPTEGP, encoded by the coding sequence ATGGCTAAACCAGGACGTCTCGGCATCGGAATCATCGGCGCCGGCAAAGTTGGCGCTGTCCTCGGGGCGGCTCTGCGCGGCGCCGAGCACGCCGTCATCGGAGTCTCGGCGGTCTCCGACGCCAGCCGCGAACGCGCCGAAGCCCTGCTTCCCGGTGTCCCCGTCCTGGAAGTGCGGGACATCGTCGAACGCGCCGAACTGGTGCTCCTGGCCGTCCCCGACGATGCCCTGGGCCCGCTTGTGGAAGGCCTGGCGAAGCTCGGCGCCTGGCAGCCCGGGCAGCTCGTGGCACACACCTCCGGCCGGTTCGGCGTCGGGATCCTGCATCCTGTCCGCGCCGTTGGCGCCATCCCGTTGGCATTGCACCCTGCCATGACCTTCACCGGCATGAGCCTGGACCTGACCCGGCTGCTGGACTGCACCTTCGGTGTTACCGCGGATGCTGCCATGCTGCCCATTGCTCAGGCCCTTGTAGTGGAGATGGGCGCGGAGCCCGTTGCCATCGCCGAGGCGGACCGCACGCTCTACCACGCTGCCCTGGCGCACGGCTCAAACCACCTCGTCACCTTGGTGGCACAGTCCTCGCAACTGCTCCGGGAGGTCGGCGTCGAGGCCCCCGAACGAATGCTGGGGCCACTGCTGCGGGCAACCCTGGAGAACGCGCTCGCCTCAGGCGAATCGGCACTGACCGGGCCGGTGGTCCGCGGTGATGTGGGCACCGTGGCGGCACACGCCGAGTCCTTGCGGGAGCACGACGGCGGCGCGGGCGGAGATATTCTGGAGGCGTACCTGGCCATGGCCCGGGCGACGGCCCGCCGGGCAGGACGCCGGGGACTGCTGAAGCCGGAGCAACTCGGCGGCATCGCACACGCACTTGAAGGTTCCGGCGGCGATGACGAAAACCCTACGGAAGGTCCATAA
- the panC gene encoding pantoate--beta-alanine ligase → MAIQLVTTAAQLRAESARLLRAKGGSSQGLVPTMGALHEGHAELARTAVEQNDVAVVSIFVNPLQFGEAVDLERYPRTLDADLALLNAVGVDLVFAPEVQEVYPGGEPLVRISAGPIAGKWEGASRPGHFDGALTVVAKLLHFGLPGASGGMELPAYRAYFGQKDAQQLALVQRMVADLNFPVQIVAVPIVRSADGLALSSRNRFLSAAEREAALVLSRALRLIEDRANANQPLDLESARALVESQPLVELDYFEVVDPLTLEPLAENCRDTPFRGEALAIIAATAGPVRLIDNVPLNS, encoded by the coding sequence TTGGCGATTCAACTCGTGACTACGGCTGCGCAGCTCCGGGCCGAGAGCGCCCGCCTGCTCCGCGCGAAAGGCGGCTCCTCACAGGGCCTGGTGCCCACCATGGGTGCACTGCATGAGGGCCATGCCGAGCTGGCGCGCACCGCCGTCGAACAAAACGACGTGGCGGTGGTGAGTATTTTCGTGAACCCGCTGCAGTTCGGCGAAGCCGTGGACCTTGAGCGGTACCCCCGCACCCTGGACGCGGACCTGGCGCTCCTGAATGCCGTCGGCGTGGACCTGGTCTTCGCTCCGGAGGTGCAGGAGGTCTATCCCGGCGGGGAACCGCTGGTAAGGATCAGCGCCGGGCCAATAGCCGGCAAGTGGGAGGGCGCCTCCCGCCCGGGGCACTTCGACGGCGCCCTGACGGTTGTGGCCAAGCTGCTGCACTTCGGACTGCCGGGTGCCTCCGGCGGAATGGAGCTGCCGGCGTACCGGGCGTACTTTGGTCAAAAAGATGCCCAGCAACTGGCCCTGGTCCAGCGCATGGTGGCGGACTTGAACTTCCCGGTGCAGATCGTAGCGGTGCCGATTGTGCGCTCGGCGGACGGGTTGGCGCTCTCGAGCCGCAACCGTTTCCTCTCTGCTGCGGAACGCGAGGCGGCCCTGGTGCTCTCGCGGGCCCTGCGGCTGATCGAGGACCGGGCCAACGCCAACCAGCCGCTGGACCTTGAGTCCGCAAGGGCGCTGGTGGAGTCCCAGCCGCTTGTCGAACTGGACTACTTCGAAGTGGTGGATCCGCTCACACTCGAACCGCTGGCCGAAAACTGCCGGGACACCCCGTTCCGCGGCGAGGCCTTGGCGATCATCGCGGCCACAGCCGGCCCGGTCCGGCTGATCGACAATGTTCCGCTGAACTCCTGA